The following proteins come from a genomic window of Proteinivorax hydrogeniformans:
- a CDS encoding ATP-grasp domain-containing protein → MQHPVLLDKYLQGMEVEIDAISDGTEILVPGIMEHVERAGVHSGDSIAVTPPINLNNHMKQTVLDYTKRLAKALKIKGMINLQFVIQNNCVYLIEVNPRSSRTVPFLSKVTKTPMVQIATEAAMGKTLCEQGVRCDFMPRSDIYAVKVPVFSFSKLIEVETSLGPEMKSTGETIGLDESYPKALYKGLVSSGLAIPADGNILVTIADKDKDEAIPVIRELWELGYSIFATEGTANALKRAGVLVTQVSKINEKSPNLLDLIQQEKIHLVINTPAKGKQPKRDGFRIRRAAVESGVHCVTSMDTARAVLEVLKTISFKITSL, encoded by the coding sequence ATACAACACCCCGTACTATTAGATAAATACTTGCAGGGAATGGAGGTTGAAATTGATGCGATTTCCGATGGAACTGAAATATTAGTTCCTGGGATTATGGAGCATGTTGAACGGGCTGGAGTTCATTCCGGAGATAGTATTGCAGTTACTCCCCCTATAAATCTGAATAACCATATGAAGCAAACGGTGTTAGATTATACCAAGAGGTTAGCAAAAGCTCTAAAAATAAAAGGTATGATTAACCTTCAGTTCGTCATACAGAACAATTGCGTGTACCTAATTGAAGTAAATCCTCGATCAAGTCGTACTGTCCCTTTTCTCAGCAAGGTAACAAAAACTCCTATGGTTCAGATTGCCACCGAAGCTGCTATGGGCAAAACTTTATGCGAGCAAGGTGTTAGGTGTGATTTCATGCCAAGATCTGATATATATGCAGTTAAAGTACCGGTGTTTTCTTTTTCAAAACTTATTGAGGTAGAAACATCCCTAGGACCGGAGATGAAATCTACAGGGGAGACTATAGGTTTGGATGAATCTTATCCTAAAGCTCTTTATAAGGGACTAGTTTCCTCTGGTTTAGCTATTCCTGCCGACGGCAACATCCTGGTAACTATTGCCGATAAAGATAAAGACGAGGCTATTCCTGTAATTAGGGAATTATGGGAACTTGGTTATTCTATCTTTGCAACTGAAGGGACAGCTAATGCTTTAAAGAGGGCAGGCGTTTTAGTCACCCAGGTATCGAAAATTAATGAAAAATCCCCTAATCTTTTAGATTTGATACAGCAGGAGAAAATCCATTTAGTTATAAATACACCAGCTAAAGGTAAGCAGCCTAAAAGAGATGGTTTTAGAATACGTAGAGCTGCTGTGGAGTCTGGAGTTCATTGTGTAACTTCTATGGATACTGCAAGAGCGGTGCTGGAAGTACTAAAAACTATCTCCTTTAAAATAACAAGTCTATAA
- a CDS encoding TraB/GumN family protein codes for MNKNLFKPLVLITLLSMFLLVACIPEDPEESKGIFYEVQTGNTSMYLLGSVHVGKEDMYPLDEEVEKAFKQSQVLGLELDTKNIDEMEIAGQVLHFAKYHDGSLATDLLPEEEFQNAADIIGVQPQMLNQFKPWYITMTLSNIAAEEAGYSSKYGVEEYFIQQAEDKEIIGLETVVDQIATFELLSNESQELYFEETLNNIEGTKDQMDELITLWRQGDSAAFAQMRKETLEQAPTPSLELHQRALLDERDKKMAETLHHILKEDSGRTYFVVVGAMHLVGENSIVDHLNQKGYEVNSVY; via the coding sequence TTGAACAAAAACCTTTTTAAACCTCTAGTTCTAATAACGCTGCTATCGATGTTTTTGTTAGTAGCATGTATTCCTGAAGACCCAGAAGAATCTAAGGGAATATTTTACGAAGTTCAGACAGGTAATACCAGCATGTATCTTTTAGGCTCAGTCCATGTAGGAAAAGAGGACATGTATCCACTAGATGAAGAAGTTGAAAAAGCATTTAAACAATCGCAGGTATTAGGCCTAGAGTTAGACACTAAAAACATAGATGAAATGGAAATAGCAGGGCAGGTTTTGCACTTTGCAAAATATCATGATGGCAGCCTCGCCACGGATTTATTACCAGAAGAAGAGTTTCAAAATGCAGCCGACATAATTGGAGTGCAGCCTCAGATGCTAAACCAATTTAAACCTTGGTACATAACAATGACCCTGTCAAATATTGCGGCAGAAGAAGCTGGATATTCCTCTAAATATGGTGTAGAAGAATACTTTATCCAACAAGCAGAAGATAAAGAAATAATAGGGTTAGAAACAGTAGTAGATCAAATAGCCACTTTTGAACTACTATCTAATGAATCACAAGAGCTTTACTTTGAAGAGACATTAAACAATATAGAAGGTACAAAAGATCAAATGGATGAACTTATCACCTTGTGGCGTCAGGGAGATAGCGCTGCTTTTGCCCAAATGCGAAAGGAAACATTAGAGCAAGCGCCAACACCATCCCTAGAATTACACCAAAGAGCTTTGTTAGATGAGAGAGACAAAAAAATGGCCGAAACCCTACACCATATACTAAAGGAAGACAGTGGAAGAACTTATTTTGTAGTGGTAGGTGCTATGCACCTAGTTGGGGAAAATAGTATAGTTGACCACTTAAACCAAAAAGGATATGAAGTTAATAGTGTTTACTAA
- a CDS encoding CD1247 N-terminal domain-containing protein: MSDLREKIAYIKGLAEGMKLDQSSNEGKILDRILDVLGDMSEDIEDLYIGQDEIEEYVEAVDHDLAELEADFIGADDIYEDEIIDEYGDGDIDEVAEYELTDEDIEVECPSCGEAFHVDEEELADEELEILCPGCEDVVFATAHEEEVEV, encoded by the coding sequence GTGAGTGATTTAAGGGAAAAAATAGCATATATTAAAGGATTAGCAGAGGGTATGAAACTTGATCAAAGTTCTAATGAAGGTAAAATACTAGATAGAATTCTAGATGTGCTTGGCGATATGTCTGAGGATATCGAGGACTTATATATCGGTCAAGACGAAATCGAGGAATATGTTGAAGCTGTTGATCATGATCTAGCTGAGCTAGAAGCTGACTTTATCGGTGCAGATGACATCTATGAAGACGAAATTATAGATGAATATGGTGATGGCGACATCGATGAAGTTGCAGAATATGAGCTAACCGACGAGGACATAGAGGTTGAGTGCCCAAGTTGTGGTGAGGCATTCCACGTTGACGAAGAAGAGCTAGCTGACGAAGAATTAGAAATTCTTTGTCCAGGATGCGAAGATGTAGTCTTCGCAACAGCACATGAAGAAGAAGTAGAAGTATAA
- the efp gene encoding elongation factor P: protein MISPNDFKTGLTIEYDGSIYTVVDFQHVKPGKGAAFVRTKLKNVETGAIMEKTFNPKEKVGKAHIDRNEMQFLYASGDDYIFMDTQTYEQLTLTKDYLGEATKYLIENMNIKVLIYKEKPIGVELPNFVILEVTETEPGIKGDTASGGSKPATMQTGLVVNVPFFINEGDKLKIDTRTGAYIERA, encoded by the coding sequence ATGATTTCACCAAATGATTTTAAAACAGGACTTACTATTGAATACGATGGATCAATCTATACTGTAGTAGACTTTCAACATGTTAAGCCAGGAAAAGGAGCGGCCTTTGTCCGTACTAAGCTAAAAAATGTAGAAACTGGAGCAATAATGGAAAAAACCTTTAACCCAAAAGAAAAGGTTGGAAAAGCTCACATCGACAGAAATGAAATGCAATTTCTTTATGCTTCTGGAGATGACTACATTTTTATGGACACCCAAACCTATGAACAGCTAACCTTAACCAAAGACTATTTAGGTGAAGCCACAAAGTACCTAATCGAAAATATGAACATAAAGGTACTTATCTATAAAGAAAAGCCTATCGGCGTAGAACTGCCAAACTTTGTAATATTAGAAGTGACAGAAACTGAGCCTGGCATCAAAGGTGATACTGCATCTGGTGGTTCTAAACCTGCTACAATGCAAACTGGTTTGGTAGTAAATGTCCCTTTCTTCATAAATGAAGGTGACAAACTAAAGATCGACACTAGAACAGGGGCTTATATAGAAAGAGCTTAA
- the aroQ gene encoding type II 3-dehydroquinate dehydratase yields the protein MRFMVIHGPNLNMLKSRPQSIYGQRSLEEINNEIRTWCMKNNIHVDIVQSNCEGEIIDYLHKFQSYNGIVINPGAYTHYSYAIGDAVELVNIPVVEVHLSDIYSREDFRRKSVIASHCYRQISGFGFHGYILALQAIIHKIEEVDSMTYYRVAELKKQLKEKGLDAMLVNQPENRQYITGFTGSSGYVLFTQDKDYFFTDFRYIEQAKEQLEGFEIVKHGFSPLDDISQYLSNAGVQKLGFEEHFATYQAFQRYQKAFKNIQVLPAGPIVEEIRKVKDRTEIENTEKAIDIAVAAFEHILGFLKPGIKEVDVALELEFFMRKKGASGLAFETIVASGHRSALPHGIASEKVLEEGDFVKMDFGCVYNGYCSDISRTVVLGKATDKQKKIYDTVLKAQQAAIDNIKAGVSGKKADDYARSVITEAGYGDKFGHGLGHGIGMVVHENPRVSPNSEDILRPGNIITVEPGIYIPEYGGVRIEDMLVITEDGSKNLTKATKEFIEIT from the coding sequence ATGAGATTTATGGTTATACATGGACCTAATTTAAATATGCTCAAAAGTAGACCCCAATCAATTTACGGCCAACGCTCGTTAGAAGAGATTAATAACGAAATAAGAACCTGGTGCATGAAGAATAATATACATGTAGATATTGTTCAATCCAACTGTGAGGGAGAAATAATAGACTATCTCCATAAGTTTCAATCATATAATGGTATTGTTATAAACCCAGGAGCTTATACCCACTATTCTTATGCCATCGGTGATGCGGTGGAGCTAGTTAACATTCCGGTTGTTGAAGTTCACCTGTCAGATATTTACAGCAGAGAGGATTTTAGGCGCAAGTCTGTAATAGCTTCTCATTGCTATAGACAAATTTCAGGGTTTGGTTTTCATGGTTATATTTTAGCTTTGCAAGCAATAATTCATAAAATAGAGGAGGTAGATTCCATGACTTATTATAGAGTTGCAGAACTTAAAAAACAATTAAAAGAAAAAGGCTTAGATGCTATGCTGGTTAATCAACCAGAGAATCGTCAGTACATAACAGGCTTTACCGGAAGTAGTGGATACGTTTTATTTACTCAAGACAAAGACTATTTCTTTACTGATTTTAGGTACATCGAGCAAGCCAAAGAACAACTTGAAGGGTTTGAGATTGTTAAGCACGGGTTTTCTCCGCTAGATGACATCTCGCAATATCTTTCAAACGCTGGTGTGCAAAAGCTTGGCTTTGAAGAACATTTTGCTACTTACCAAGCCTTTCAACGTTATCAAAAAGCCTTTAAAAACATTCAAGTATTACCAGCTGGACCAATTGTTGAAGAAATTAGAAAAGTTAAAGATAGAACAGAGATTGAGAATACCGAGAAAGCTATAGATATTGCAGTAGCAGCATTTGAGCATATTCTAGGCTTTTTAAAGCCAGGGATTAAAGAAGTGGATGTAGCCTTAGAGCTAGAGTTTTTTATGCGTAAAAAAGGTGCAAGTGGCCTGGCATTTGAAACTATAGTTGCCTCTGGGCACAGATCGGCACTGCCACACGGAATTGCATCAGAAAAGGTGCTAGAAGAAGGCGACTTTGTAAAAATGGATTTTGGTTGTGTCTACAACGGATATTGTTCAGATATCTCTAGAACCGTCGTGCTAGGCAAAGCAACAGATAAACAAAAGAAAATTTACGACACAGTTCTAAAGGCTCAGCAAGCTGCAATTGACAACATAAAAGCTGGAGTTAGCGGCAAAAAAGCTGATGATTATGCAAGAAGTGTAATTACTGAAGCAGGCTATGGTGATAAGTTTGGCCATGGTTTAGGGCATGGTATTGGTATGGTAGTACATGAAAACCCAAGAGTGTCCCCAAACAGCGAAGACATCTTAAGACCAGGAAATATCATAACTGTAGAACCAGGAATTTATATCCCTGAATACGGTGGAGTTAGAATAGAAGATATGCTTGTTATAACTGAAGACGGCAGCAAAAATCTAACAAAAGCTACAAAAGAATTTATCGAGATAACATAA
- a CDS encoding MATE family efflux transporter, translating to MAAQTIDEKRDLTVGSIPKKLIKLSLPIMGGMFLQTIFNIVDTFFVSRLGSDAIAAVGMNMPLLFILMAAANAVAVGSSSYIARSLGAKDYSTAEKTASQAMTLAIIFGIITTVIGVVFARHILAMMGASGNLLSLATDYTRIIFWGNLIFFLFLALDGVLRGEGDMKTSMMKQIVAVGFNIILDPILIFGFGPIPQMGVGGAALATVLSRFIGLLFLFRHFKSGKSTIKFNMTKLVWDWKIIKKIMQVGLPASASQAMMSLTLFVFNRLAAGFGDEAVSALSLGFRIDSLAILPGMAIGISTVTMVGQNFGAKKFDRVRKSYWTAQIMAVTFMTSVGIIIFSFPGFFISIFTEEKDVVKYTTSYLRILPLFYPFLASGFISAHSFQGLGKATPALVIGLIRVAFVGIPLSYLLTSQTDLGPSGIWLSLGLSDFVFFAVGMLWFKATFRGVEYSTPTQDVRDTA from the coding sequence ATGGCTGCACAAACAATTGATGAAAAGAGAGACTTAACAGTTGGTAGCATACCAAAAAAACTAATTAAATTATCACTACCGATTATGGGTGGGATGTTTTTACAAACAATCTTTAACATAGTGGACACGTTTTTCGTTAGCAGACTTGGATCTGACGCTATCGCCGCTGTGGGAATGAATATGCCATTATTATTTATTTTGATGGCTGCTGCCAACGCTGTGGCAGTTGGCTCTAGTTCATATATCGCCAGAAGCTTAGGTGCAAAGGATTATAGCACAGCAGAAAAAACCGCGTCACAAGCTATGACACTAGCTATTATATTCGGAATTATAACCACTGTTATCGGCGTTGTATTTGCGCGACACATTCTAGCCATGATGGGTGCTTCAGGAAACTTACTATCACTAGCTACAGATTATACTAGAATAATCTTTTGGGGTAACTTAATCTTTTTCTTATTCTTAGCCTTAGATGGCGTTCTTCGAGGCGAAGGGGATATGAAAACCTCCATGATGAAACAAATTGTAGCTGTGGGTTTCAACATAATACTAGACCCTATCCTTATTTTTGGGTTTGGCCCTATACCACAAATGGGGGTCGGAGGTGCAGCTTTAGCTACAGTGTTAAGTAGATTTATAGGCTTGTTATTCCTCTTTAGACACTTTAAATCCGGTAAGTCCACAATTAAATTTAACATGACAAAACTGGTATGGGACTGGAAAATTATCAAAAAAATCATGCAAGTTGGATTACCAGCTTCTGCATCCCAAGCGATGATGTCGCTTACTCTTTTTGTGTTTAACCGTCTAGCAGCAGGCTTTGGCGACGAAGCTGTATCTGCGCTAAGTCTGGGCTTTCGTATTGATTCTTTGGCTATCTTGCCTGGTATGGCTATCGGCATTAGCACAGTTACCATGGTAGGGCAAAACTTTGGAGCCAAAAAATTTGACAGAGTTCGCAAATCCTACTGGACTGCACAAATTATGGCTGTAACTTTTATGACCTCCGTTGGCATTATCATCTTTTCTTTTCCAGGTTTTTTCATTAGTATTTTCACCGAAGAAAAGGATGTTGTTAAATACACAACAAGCTATCTTAGGATATTGCCACTTTTCTACCCCTTTTTAGCCAGCGGTTTTATATCTGCCCACTCATTTCAGGGCTTAGGAAAAGCAACCCCCGCCCTAGTAATTGGTCTAATAAGAGTAGCCTTTGTAGGAATCCCATTATCGTATCTTTTAACGTCCCAAACTGACTTAGGTCCTTCTGGGATATGGTTGTCCTTAGGTCTATCAGACTTTGTATTTTTTGCGGTAGGAATGCTATGGTTTAAGGCAACTTTCAGAGGAGTAGAATACAGCACACCGACGCAAGACGTCAGAGATACAGCTTAA
- the lpdA gene encoding dihydrolipoyl dehydrogenase, which produces MYDILVLGGGPGGYVAAIKAAHLGKKVALIEEKGLGGTCLNRGCIPTKALYRSGYVAKLIENASDFGIDVTDYTINYSKVKERKDNIVRQLVQGVQELVESNGIDYYQGKGHCEDKNTVVVNEKELKTHKLIIATGSVPFVPPVFDPTNPNVITSDEALELTELPKSMTIIGGGVVGTEFAAIFAALGVKVTLIEMMDRLLMPFDKEMTKRLTVFLKKSGVKVMTKAKVTEINFDNNKATVTVEQKGKEKQIETDKVLVSSGRKPNLSGTEALGLKLKDNGGIKVNEKLETNISDVYAIGDCTANIMLAHVATHEGLTAASNAIGKDEKMDYKAVPNCVFTYPELSSVGVTEDHCKIKEYEYNVSKFNFIANGKALAEGEPEGMVKIITDKDDVVIGAHILGPHSSDLIAELTLAVQNAITASQVSHTIHAHPTLAETVAEAAEGILGKIIHAKPKPKRL; this is translated from the coding sequence ATGTACGATATTTTAGTACTAGGCGGTGGCCCTGGAGGCTACGTTGCAGCGATTAAAGCAGCTCACCTGGGTAAAAAAGTTGCTCTAATCGAAGAGAAAGGATTGGGTGGTACCTGCTTAAATAGAGGTTGTATCCCAACGAAAGCTCTTTATAGAAGTGGATATGTAGCGAAGTTAATCGAAAATGCTAGCGATTTTGGTATCGATGTTACCGACTACACGATAAACTACTCTAAAGTAAAAGAAAGAAAAGACAACATAGTAAGACAGCTAGTCCAAGGTGTACAAGAGCTAGTAGAAAGTAACGGCATAGACTATTATCAAGGAAAAGGACATTGCGAAGATAAAAACACCGTGGTAGTTAATGAAAAAGAGCTTAAAACCCACAAACTTATAATAGCTACAGGATCTGTACCCTTTGTACCCCCTGTATTCGATCCTACAAATCCTAATGTCATAACCTCAGACGAAGCTTTAGAACTTACAGAGCTACCTAAAAGCATGACAATCATCGGTGGAGGAGTTGTAGGTACAGAGTTTGCCGCTATCTTTGCGGCTCTAGGTGTAAAAGTGACGCTAATAGAAATGATGGATCGCCTTCTTATGCCTTTTGATAAAGAAATGACCAAGAGGTTGACGGTATTTTTGAAAAAATCCGGCGTCAAAGTTATGACGAAAGCAAAGGTTACAGAAATTAATTTCGATAATAATAAAGCAACTGTAACTGTAGAACAAAAAGGCAAAGAAAAGCAAATCGAAACAGATAAAGTACTTGTATCCTCTGGTAGAAAGCCTAACTTATCAGGAACCGAAGCTCTTGGGTTAAAGCTTAAGGATAACGGAGGCATAAAGGTAAATGAAAAGCTAGAAACTAACATTTCAGATGTTTACGCTATTGGAGATTGCACAGCAAACATAATGCTTGCCCACGTCGCAACCCACGAAGGACTAACTGCAGCTTCAAACGCCATCGGAAAAGATGAAAAAATGGACTATAAAGCAGTTCCTAACTGTGTATTCACTTATCCGGAGTTATCCTCAGTAGGTGTTACAGAAGACCACTGTAAAATCAAGGAATATGAATACAACGTAAGTAAGTTTAACTTTATCGCCAACGGTAAAGCCTTAGCAGAAGGGGAACCAGAAGGTATGGTAAAGATAATCACAGACAAAGATGACGTAGTAATAGGAGCTCACATCTTAGGACCTCACAGCAGCGACCTGATAGCTGAATTAACACTAGCCGTACAAAACGCTATAACAGCAAGCCAAGTAAGCCATACAATCCACGCCCACCCAACCCTAGCAGAGACAGTAGCTGAAGCTGCTGAGGGGATTTTAGGGAAGATTATTCACGCCAAACCCAAGCCAAAGCGCTTATAA
- the gcvPB gene encoding aminomethyl-transferring glycine dehydrogenase subunit GcvPB has product MNSTKTIFEKSKPGHVAYSLPKIDVEAKSADEILPKHLLADSEVNLPELSEGEVVRHFTELSTKSHGVDSGFYPLGSCTMKYNAKINEDIAQIPNFANLHPHMPERASQGALELQYNLQQHLAEITGMDAITLQPVAGAHGELTGIMLIDAYHKNKGNNKKTILVPDSAHGTNPATASMVGYDVVQVSSNERGLVDIDSLKEALNDDVAALMLTNPNTLGLFEEDILEIAELVHEVGGLLYYDGANTNAIMGISRPGDMGFDVVHLNLHKTFGTPHGGGGPGSGPVGVKEELVEFMPTPTVIQKNGQFKLDYNRPKTIGKVHSFYGNFGVNLKAYSYILALGGEGLKQVSEDAVLNANYLMERLKKHFTLPFDRVCMHEFVLSGKDLKDYGVKTLDIAKGLLDYGYHPPTVYFPLIVEEALMVEPTETESKETLDNFADTMAELVETSKNNNEQVLTAPHTTVVGRLDEAGAARKPVVVHEE; this is encoded by the coding sequence ATGAACTCAACTAAAACTATTTTTGAAAAATCCAAACCCGGTCATGTAGCATATTCGTTACCTAAAATAGACGTAGAAGCAAAGTCTGCTGACGAGATTCTTCCTAAGCATTTACTAGCAGATAGCGAAGTAAACCTGCCGGAGCTAAGTGAAGGTGAGGTAGTTCGCCACTTTACAGAGCTATCAACTAAAAGTCACGGTGTTGATTCTGGATTTTACCCATTAGGGTCATGTACCATGAAGTATAACGCTAAGATTAACGAGGATATAGCCCAGATTCCAAACTTTGCTAACTTGCACCCACATATGCCAGAAAGAGCCAGTCAAGGAGCTTTAGAACTTCAGTATAACCTACAACAGCACTTAGCTGAAATAACAGGTATGGATGCCATAACGTTACAACCAGTGGCAGGCGCTCATGGTGAACTAACGGGTATTATGCTTATTGATGCCTATCACAAAAACAAAGGAAACAACAAAAAGACCATCTTAGTTCCAGACTCTGCTCACGGCACAAACCCAGCTACAGCTAGCATGGTAGGGTATGACGTTGTTCAGGTATCGTCTAACGAGAGAGGTTTAGTAGATATTGACTCCTTAAAAGAGGCTTTAAATGATGACGTTGCTGCACTAATGCTTACTAACCCTAACACACTAGGCCTTTTTGAAGAGGACATTTTGGAAATTGCAGAGCTTGTTCATGAAGTAGGTGGCCTTTTATACTATGATGGAGCCAACACTAATGCAATCATGGGTATTTCACGACCGGGAGATATGGGGTTTGACGTAGTACATCTAAACCTTCACAAAACTTTCGGCACTCCTCACGGTGGCGGAGGACCTGGTTCAGGTCCAGTCGGGGTAAAAGAAGAACTTGTAGAGTTTATGCCCACCCCCACCGTAATCCAAAAAAATGGACAATTTAAGCTAGATTACAACAGACCTAAAACAATTGGCAAGGTTCATTCCTTCTATGGTAACTTTGGAGTAAACCTAAAAGCATACTCATATATTTTAGCCTTAGGAGGAGAGGGTTTAAAACAAGTTAGCGAGGATGCTGTTCTTAATGCTAACTATCTTATGGAGAGGCTAAAGAAACACTTTACACTTCCATTTGACAGAGTTTGCATGCACGAGTTTGTACTGTCAGGAAAAGATCTTAAAGACTATGGGGTAAAGACGCTAGATATTGCCAAAGGACTCCTTGACTATGGGTATCATCCACCTACAGTGTACTTCCCGTTAATAGTGGAAGAGGCGCTGATGGTAGAACCTACAGAAACCGAAAGCAAAGAAACCTTAGATAACTTTGCTGATACTATGGCGGAGCTAGTAGAAACATCTAAAAATAATAACGAACAGGTGTTAACAGCACCTCATACCACTGTGGTAGGCAGACTAGACGAAGCAGGTGCAGCCCGCAAGCCGGTGGTAGTTCACGAAGAATAA
- the gcvPA gene encoding aminomethyl-transferring glycine dehydrogenase subunit GcvPA translates to MNHRFIPKTYQERKEMLSEIGKSSIEELFSQIPQSLKMEKQLDIKGPMSELELTKHINTLASKNKIDDSTISFLGGGSYDHYIPSVIKHITSRSEFYTAYTPYQAEISQGVLQSIFEFQTMISRLTNMEVSNASMYDGATAAAEAMLMAKNKNKKGSVLISKAINPNYRKVLKTYASQLGIELEEIDFDSETGQTNIDGLESKLEGKIAGVVIQSPNYFGVIEEMEQIGEKLKDHKALFIAVVDPISLAVLKRPGDYHADIAVGEGQSLGIPQSYGGPYLGFFSTTQKLMRKMPGRVVGKTEDKDGNLGFVLTLQTREQHIRRDKATSNICSNQALCALAATVYMSTMGKQGLKEAATQSLQKAYYAKQKFTNIDGVTPLFTGPTFKEFALKLEKPEVIKELEKHNIYIGVSLENDYPELSSSIISAVTEKRTSEEIDETVKKWGEMA, encoded by the coding sequence ATGAACCATCGCTTTATTCCCAAAACCTACCAAGAGCGCAAAGAAATGCTTTCAGAAATTGGCAAATCAAGTATAGAAGAGCTTTTTTCTCAAATCCCTCAAAGCTTGAAAATGGAAAAACAGCTTGATATAAAAGGTCCAATGTCGGAGCTGGAACTAACTAAACACATAAATACACTAGCTTCAAAAAACAAGATTGATGATAGCACGATCAGCTTCTTAGGCGGAGGGAGCTACGACCACTATATCCCATCTGTGATAAAACACATCACCTCTCGCTCAGAGTTCTACACCGCCTACACTCCTTATCAAGCAGAAATTAGCCAAGGAGTGCTTCAATCAATATTTGAATTTCAAACAATGATCAGCCGCTTGACTAACATGGAGGTTTCCAACGCCTCCATGTATGATGGGGCTACTGCTGCTGCAGAAGCTATGCTTATGGCAAAAAACAAAAACAAAAAAGGTTCTGTGCTAATATCAAAAGCCATAAACCCTAATTATCGCAAAGTGCTAAAAACCTATGCATCGCAGCTAGGTATAGAGCTTGAAGAAATTGACTTTGATAGTGAAACAGGGCAGACCAATATAGACGGGTTAGAATCTAAGTTAGAAGGCAAAATTGCTGGAGTTGTTATTCAAAGCCCTAACTACTTTGGAGTTATCGAAGAAATGGAACAAATAGGTGAAAAACTAAAAGACCACAAGGCCCTTTTCATCGCTGTTGTAGACCCAATCTCTTTAGCAGTGCTAAAAAGGCCAGGCGATTATCATGCCGATATCGCAGTAGGCGAAGGTCAAAGCCTAGGCATTCCTCAATCCTATGGCGGACCTTATCTTGGTTTTTTCTCCACCACCCAAAAATTGATGAGAAAAATGCCAGGAAGAGTAGTTGGGAAGACAGAGGACAAAGACGGCAATTTAGGATTTGTGCTAACTCTCCAAACGCGAGAACAGCATATACGCAGAGATAAAGCCACATCCAATATTTGCTCCAATCAGGCGCTATGTGCTTTGGCTGCCACAGTTTACATGTCGACCATGGGAAAACAAGGGCTCAAAGAAGCAGCAACACAATCACTGCAAAAGGCCTATTACGCAAAACAGAAATTTACCAACATCGATGGAGTTACCCCTCTTTTTACAGGGCCAACCTTTAAAGAGTTTGCTCTAAAACTTGAAAAGCCAGAAGTTATTAAAGAACTAGAAAAGCACAACATCTATATCGGTGTTTCTTTAGAGAATGACTACCCGGAGCTATCTAGTAGTATTATCTCCGCAGTTACAGAAAAAAGAACCAGTGAGGAAATAGACGAAACTGTTAAAAAGTGGGGTGAGATGGCATAA